ATCGCCTCCTTACTAGGTTTTCTTTTGCTCTTGTCGACCTCTGATTAAGGATAGATGAATCCTATGTATCTAACCACAACCTTGGATGGTTATGTATGCATTTGTAGGTTGCTTCTTCCAGTCTCAAACTGGGTGGTTAAGAAATTAATCCAATGTTTATCTACATCCATGATTATATTTCCCCCCACTTGACATCTATGAACAACAATGAATCCCACGTTCCTAgtaaaataaataatatatttagTAGAATTTGGTACTTCCAGAATTCTTACTACTTTATAATGTCAATTAAACAAAACCGTGGATTAAACCAGGCAAATTTAAGTTGAATACAAATAAATGTTAGTAACAAAAAACATCAATAGAAAAAAAACATTTTTCTACCATCAAATAAAGAAAATATGGAATCCAATTCAAGAAGAAAAAAACCTCAAGTCAAGGAGAAAAGTTTCAACACTATAACTAGAACTGGCATAATGGTGCATCAGTTTCAACTATTAGCCTTGTGTAAACATGGAATTTCATCCTTTCTTTTATTAGTATCCTTTTCCCATTCTTTCTCAACATAATGAAATCAGCAAGAAGGTGTTACACATAAATGCAAACAAAATCgaattaaaataattttatttcataccccCATCTGGCATATGGATAAACACTAAAATAAAGTAGCCACCTTTTTATCACCTTGGAATCTCATAAATCTTGGTACATAgctttctccaaatttcttttgCGTCTCTTTGCTGATTTTCTTATCTGTGTGACAGTCTAATGTATATCCCTTTGGATCCCTTTCAGAAAGTGTGACTATTAGAATAACATATTTAGTAGAATTTTTGctgaaaacaataaaaagaatGTAATTTTTTTAATTCCTCAAATTATAAATGAATCCTCATTTCAGACAGAATATTGGAAGATTTTCATgctttttccttttccctttgtcCCACCAACTACCAAGacaatttattttatttcctgGAAACTTGTAAGATTATCAGACATCTGGTACAGAGAATCTTATCAACTCAGTTATATAAATACCATGACCCCATTCACTGACTGATGTGATAATGTAGGTAAGATGTACAGATATCATTATGGCATCTTTCTAGCAAATAATTTGCTGTACAATGACAGAAAATAAAACAATAAAGGGACTGGGAAAGAGCTTTTAGTCAAGggctaatcttttttttttttttttaagaagtgGAAACATCCTCGttcagaaatgcagggtaagactgcatGCAATAGACCCTTGTGATTCGGCCCTTACTCGAATCCCGCGCTTAGCGGGAGCTTAGTCCACCGGACTTCTCTTTTTAACCATCTAGTATCTGACATTCACTTGGCCTGACTAATCTGGATTCGCACCGGAATCCAAGGTTAATCAATTTTCAGGAACTACATAAATATTTATGTAGAGAAGGATAATCTTGGAATCAAAAGAATGAAACTTCATTTTCTATCATCGAAAGCACACAATTTTCAGGTTTCCTCCAATACATTTGAGAAACATAACCATTTCATCTCAAAGATCCAAGATTAAAACTAAATATGAATGATTGACTAATCTCCTTTGCACTTATTATCCCGAACGCCTAAATTCTTGAACCCTCATTTGCTCTTGTTGAAGGAAGAATTTCGATCATGTGTATAAATCTTCGGTCCTTGGAGCCAATAATATAGTGCTTATATAGATTGACCCATAAAAAGAAACTTTTAGTGGACTTGCTGTACAACTGAACTCAGAACTCCGCCAGGGGGGAGGCACACCTTGAATATGAGGAGCTCTCAATGTGAAAACTTCCCAAATGTTCAACTTTTCGAGCCCCAAAAACAAAATAATCTATGCACCTTAGTCCCCAAAGAAACAGAAAGTGTATCCAATTGATGTTCGAAACATTTCAAGGTTCTGCTTTCATTTGGCCAGGAGGCAGAGAACCTACAAATACAGCGAGTTTTGGTGATTCTTAGAGTAGCTAATGCTAATTTAGAAGAAGAGAATCATGCAGGATCATAGAAAACACTTACTTAAATCCTGGCTATTGAGGGGCGCGCTTGAGTTGAATTCCATCTCTACAACATTATGTAGCTGGTCATCCCAAATATTAGGTACCTAAGACAATATGAATTACAAGGCAAATGCTTAAAACATAAAGCAATATTACTTTTGTTCACGACTCATTATGacgagtaacaacaacaacaacaatctagtgtaatcccacaagtgaggtctgggggTAGGATGTACACAGCCTTATCCCTATCCTGGAAGGGCAGAGAAAATATGATCAATACAACTTAAAACCTGGAACGCGTAGCGCTAGTCAAATTCTACCTGAGATGAAGTATCCTTATAGCCACCACTCATAGAGGCGTAATGGGAATTGATGGATCTACGAAATGAATCAGTACAATTTCCCACACCAGGAAAACCTGACTGAAGCAGACCGGATTGCAATGCATGCAAAGAAGTATAAGGCATGGTCATATTATCAGGTGGAAAAACAAGTGAGGATGAAGGCCCTGCTTGCGACTGGAGGATCTGCAATAAAATGCAAATGTACATCCCAGCATTAGCAGCTGGGACTTATGCACCGTGTTCTGCTTTATGTAATGTTCAGAAAAGTTTAATAGTTCTTACATCTTTTGCAAGGAGCCCATCAAGATTAAAATCTAGCTGTGGGTTTACTGTTGCAAGCTTCATCGAGAGGAACTGTGAGAACAATAAGAGCCATTCGTAAATACATAGGAGCCATGAACTTTTTCATGGCAAAATTACTTAGCATGAGATTAGCAAATAGTAAAAATTGTTCAGATATTAAATGTGCAGAGGAAAATACGTGTCAATGTTATATGGTAATAAAACACTTAATAAAACAACCAGGAAAGGCCAAAGAAGGGGAGGGAATAGTTCACATCCAACAGCAGAATATGAAGCAACCAAATTATTCCTTGAATTTTGAAGGGAAGAACAGATATATTTTGAGAAAATGTGCAGAAGATAATCACTTAATGGATTCCATACCTCAACCTGTCTTTGCAGAGATTGTACATAATTAATGATTTCATCCAACATTACAGCTTTACCAGTGACCTGAAAAATCAAACCCCAGGTAACATACATAGAAAATGCAATATTAAATATTAGTAACAGTGTAACAATAAACAAACCTTGTTGCAACCAGGTACAAGATCCTGAAGATACTTCATTCGTTCACTGATTTTCTCTCGCCTTACCTGCAACCGGAACCACCTCACTCATCTTCAAGAACAAGTATATATCCCAAGAATTAAAGCTTCTACTATGAAGTCTTACTCTTTCTGCAAGACTATGGCTATTCGTTGCCTGGCCTCGTCGAGCTCGAATGTGTATGTATTCTTCTTTAGGTGGATCTGAAGCTTGAGACCTCTCTTTACTGTTTTTTTCACCGGGTTTGCTGGCAGTTGAATTCAAGTTTGGTCCCCCCTGAATTTCAGTTTGATCTTGTGCATGTTCAGCTGGCGGTTGTTGCGCTCCCTTCATTTGATCAGGTTGAGCATCCTGCCAAAAATGACAAGAACACTCAGCAAAGAACCATTTTGCAAAATTGCATAAACCAAGTGTTTCAGAGAAAATGTGGACTATTTGGAGCTATAGTAATTAAGACAGAACATACTTATTAACAATGACCTACCTGaccatttcttttccttttctttgagTCAAGGCCCTTTGAGGAAGACTCCTCCCTAGCGCCTTCCATTTCCTCTTGACGGCCACTACATTCAGCTTCATCAGACTCATTTCCGGACAATCCAACTGCTTCTTTTCCTTCACCCTGAGACTTACCAAAGTTTTCATTCTTTTTCGCATTCTTGAGAGGGCTTTCTTTATTGGTCTCATGCTCTCTATGTAAAGCAACATCCTTGGAACTTTCAACCGCATTTCTCATATGCTGCTTCTGAGGGTTTATAGCAGAGGGTGAGTTTAATCCGTTGCTTGCAAAAACATCTTCTGACCTGCACGTTGGCGCAAGTCCCCTATAACAAGGCTTCACAGACTCAGGGATGCTAAAAGGATTCATCATATCACTGAAGTTTCCTCCACTGAAGCACGAAAACCTTGCAGCTCTCTCAATGAAGCCTGAATCAGCTGGAAGCTGAGCTAAGCTTTGAGGAAGCATTCCAATATTAGGCGGTACAAACACGCCCCCTTTCAGCATTGCATTCGGTGGATTCCAACTCATACCAACTGTTCTATCAACACCACCTCTTGCACGGCCTGAGCCAATTTCTGCAATTCCGTGTGGATTTGTAGTGCTAGGATTAATTTGAACATTATTACCGTAGAAACTTAAGTTTGGGGAATTAGTAGGTCGATCCCAAATAGTGGGATAAAATGAATCTACTGTAGGATCACTTTTAGGGATCATTCCAATGGATGCATTTGTCAAGTTGGTGTCACTTAATTGCCACTCTAATGACATATTTGGTAACTGAAAATTCCCAGCATCCTCGTTCACCTTTAGTTGTTCAGTATCATTCTTGCTACTCATATCCATTATTTGGAATTGAATCAAATTTACACAAGCTAAAAAGAAAATCCAGGAAACAACCTATAACATACAAATCAAACAATTGGCCACTTCTAAAAGTTCCTCGTCGAGCTGATAGAGTTTGGCTCAGCTAGTGAAATGCCTCCCCACTTCCAATTGATAAGTCAGGAGTTTGAGTCACATTAGAGTTAATGAGGAAACACTGCTTACCCTTGAGGTAGGATGGCTacagaaagaagaaagagaaaaagcaTTAAACATCCACACAAATAGTGAGATTGAAGGAACAAGATTCTGCATTTGTGCATAAAGACTGAACaataattcccaaaatttctAGTTCAACAAAtgcaaataaaataaagaaagcaaTTACGCCTGAAAATTAAGGAAAATTCCTCCAAGAAGCTTAGCTAAAAGCAGAACAGAGAAACCAATCAAGCTAGCTCCCTCCAAAACAATAGGAAAAGAGGTAACTAACAACATCCCAATTCAATACACATATATAAGGGAGAAAACAAAGCTCAAAGCTTTAATTTGCTTCAAAATTACAAAGAGAAGTGCCAACCAATGTCCAAGAAAACACAATTCAAGTTAACTGAAGACCAGAGACATTAATTTCAGCATCATAAATACTCATTTATTAAAAACATAGCAGGAAAAACAGTATTAGTCAGAGTAAAACAGACACAACTTCCTAAGCTCAGCTCTGAAACTGAGAAAGACAAGACCAAAAGTAGGAAGGAAGGAAGGAAGAAAAGATACCTTCTTTCAGATTGTGTGCTACTCAGTAACACAGTAACTGTACAATGCTCTTTTTTTCTTGAATTTAGGGTGATGTTACAAACTGCAATGTACAGTCACTGTAGGAAGATTTTAAGAGAAACAAACAACCAGAAAACAATAAAGATAGAGAGAGAAGTATCACTATATTAGAAAGTTAGCAGAgtcaaagagagagagagagagatagagaaagaGAGGGAGAAGTTAAAGAAGAAAGGTTCTCTGCATTTATACCCACGCCTGCATCAAACCCCTACTGTTACTATAAAATAATTGAACAAAACACAAAATCtattttaagaaaatgaaataCTACTACTGTAGAATTATCTAAATATTTTTTTGTGTCCACTATTTTTTTTCATGCATGTGGAGTATTATTTCAAAGGATTTGTTTGTAGGATATTCTTGGAATTAGTTTTAATTCACTCACCTCCATCTGAGAAATAGATATCAAAAAGATATACTTGTCCTTCTAAATATTTGAAAGTTATTACCACCTACAGTTTGTGAGTAATAAGTATTATTGCATCCTTAACAGTGGCGAAGTCAGAAATTTCTTCAAGAGtattcaaacttgaaagaagtgaaaaaattCGCCGACAAAGAATGTTCAATATATGATATATACCTTTAAAACTTActtcctccggtccaaaataagtgattttttaggttttttcttgtggttcaaaataagtaatttttccagatttcaagaatgaattaattatttttttcctacattgtccttggagtaattaatgttggagtatgtgttaggagtgtttatgtgaagagatagtaaaagTTAATATGGTCAgtttcattgctaattaatgttaaaaggtaaatttcttaatatgtgtgaaaacaatcaaaaaatcacttattttggaccggagggagtaatattttacctatatatataatataattttccAACGAAGGGTAGTCAACTGACATATCGTTTCGCCCCTGATCCCCTAATTTTCCGTTCAAATTATGATTATGAAATCGGCTTTGAGGTTACTTTATCCATCAAAGCAGAACTTTTCGATGAAAATTAAAATTAGCCGATCCCAAAGTTAATACCTAACATCGGGTgtaaaaccaaaaaaaattattttttatctcTGAGCTAGTTTTATTAATTCAGAAGTTGTTCTTTATCACAATTAAGTGTGAATGTGTGATgaagaaaaataataagttgAAAAGATGGGAGAAAATTTGTACTTTGTTAATTGTTATGTACATGGTATAACTTAGTTTTCAGAAACAAAGTGTGGTAATAGGTGGAAATTCAAAATAATGGCCCAAAACCTTCGTTACATAAACGTACTTTTATCAAATATTCAAATTACATCATTTATCACAAAAAATCTATTCTGTCCCTCCTATAATATAGAAGGAGTCTTTAAGTCAAAGTAATGCAAATCGAATCAAAAGTTTGATAATGTCAAGAACTTTTAAAAAGCTTAATATCGTACGGATTAAATTATTGTAGTTTCACTAGTAATATCATTCTTGAAAATCTTGTAAAAGCAATTCTCTTTTGCTCATTATTGAGATTTTACGACCCCTTTTCaagctttaaaaaaaaaaaaaagcacaaCGCACtctatatattttattttcaaagactATTTTCAGATATTTAATTGGGTAATAACTATTTTATATTAATAGGAGTCTATTGTAGATGATTGATATTGGAAAGGCGGTGTAGAGATATAATATCGTAAATTCACTGTCATGGCTTTCAAGCTTTTTGCAGGGTTAGCTAAACATCTTCAAGAAAAAGTAACAATTGTAGGGCTAGGATCTTTTTGTTATTACTTTTTATTCTCTAAAGTTGACTCATGTTTAAAAAAGATTTACTACTGCAGTCCGTTATTAAGCTCAATAAGAAAAACTTTATTATGTGTAGTCACAATTAAATAATTCTCCATCCGTCCAGTTTATTTGATTCAAATTTtaatagtcaaataaatttttatCGCAATTTTTATACGATATTTAAATAGATTGAACTGTTAATTAttataatttataatttttttaaaataaattttaaatatataaattttatttcaaaaaagacAAAATTTGTATGCTAATTTGCGATTAAAACGAAAAAAAATCATATAATTTATAAAATGTAAATTACATAAATTGGGCAGAGGAAATACTCTGTGATTCCTATTATGTTTTCTTCCGAAAGCTTTTTACAATATGCTACACCGTTGATGGACTGTCCCTCGTGCTTTCTCTTAAGTATGTACTCTTcatttcacttttacttgtccactatagAATTTGTTCAactcttaaaaaaaaaaatttaaataaaatatataatttaccattatactcatattaattgatgcatatttttaataaatttgagaaaataatttaaaataaataattaatattgtgggtataacaaaaaaaagaaattatCTTCTCATGATATAcaaaaagtgacaagtaaaagtaaaaatttatttttaaaatactggaTAAATAAAAGTAAACTGAGGCAATAATTATTAGCTGGCCTTGGGACTTGAAATCACAGACCTAACCCTTAGAATAATGGAAATCTCTTTTCACACTTCTGCTTAGAAATTCTTAATAAATAGTACACTACACTTAAGCTTCGAGATTATAATAAAACTAATGAAAAAGGAAGCGTCAGAGGAGAAAATGATTTGCATTGATTGGGTTGATTTTACTAGGtgttaggatcgagtattaaaaTGGAGAGATGaggatctatatatatatatatatatatatatatatataaagttgggAATTGGCAAGATGATGTGGCAGTCCTCTAAAGCCATCATTCTTATTTACTCCCTCCGGattcaaaataagtgattttttagattttttacacagattaagaaattcaccttttaacattaatgagcaatgaaattgaccatattaacctttactatatcacataaacactcctaacacatactccaacactatttactTCAAGTATaatataggaaaaaaataattaattcattcttgaaatctggaaaaatcacttattttggaccacaaaaaaatgccaaaaaattacttattttggaccgaagAGAGTatcttttttcctatttttttgcACTTTCATCCTAAATTTAGTACAATCTCCATTTATTAAAATGATGATTATCCTCATAATTATTGTTATGagtttaaataaggaaagaggAGCAAATTTTTGGAATTGAATTAATGTTTTTCCTTTATTGTTACGagtttaaataaggaaagaggagaaaattttgaaattgaattatatattttattatatacATTAATTATGAATATTAAATAAGGAAGAGGAAGAGATTCACTTTAATTGGGTAAAAATAAGCAGCTTAAATGACTTAAAGAAGAAAAGGTGTAAAATGACGCTGGTAAGGAGTATTAGCAATTAAATCAAAAACGGCTTCTCCCCACTCCtcctatttttcttcacaaatccGATGAAAGCTCTCTGTTTCATTTGTCCAATTGTTAGTAGAAGTAATTATTCAATTATGAgtattaaattatatttatcagtTATTTGTTTTTTGATCTTTCTCATTCTTTACTTGACCATCCAAATTCTAATTCACCTATATATTGTGGTCTCTGGTTACATTTCAACAATATGGCTGGTGagttttcaaattatttttcacCTTAACAGTATTTCGTATTAGATGTTGTAAAAATTATATTGAAACCAAATATTTCAGCAAATGTTCATATATCCATACTTATACATATTAGATTATATTTATGTATGTAGATATGGAGTAGACTAAGGTGATGCTGATGGtgatattaaaaatatttttctattacTTTTCAAGAGTCGATGAAGAAGTTTGGCAAGCATTTATTCAATGATAGACGATGAAGAAGTTTGGCAACTCTTGTAGTTCGTATGCAACTTTCATTTTCAAGTCATTGTTGTTTTTTTGTCTTTGTGTGTTGTATATTGATTATTATGCTGCAATTGTACTCTTGTATTACAagcatttttctgattttttttttttggaagagTAGAAAATATATAGTATAGAAGGATTTTATATTGGATTAATAGATTATTGGTAATTTTGTGAAGAATGCGATTCGTATCTGACTTGTAGAGATATAACGTGGCACAACTCCATAATTAGAATGACCAAttatttttcatcactttttttgttggtatttttctcttcttcccaATTAGAAGTGtaataattttaattattttcagttCTTTTATTTAAGGTTTTGCATATATAGTAACTCCAAGTATTTAATTGAATgtggtaaaaaaaataaaacttctTCCCCTCTTGAAATAtattgtcaaaatattaaatttaaTGAGGCAAATTGAAAGAGGAATTGTAAGAAAGAGaaataaataagaaagaaaaagtagTTTGTAGAGCAGTGTAAGATAGGAGTAGAGAGAAAACGGAAAGGAAAAATAGTAGGAAGATTAGGCAATTAAAATGGAAGGAAAAAGAAGATCAATAAAAGAAACGATTGTAAAgagattttcttttctatttttggttTCTTTACTTTTCACTTCActttaattaaatttttactATTTTAGCTAATAGAATAAATTAAATGCATATATTACATCATGTATCTAATATATAACTAAACTAAGAATCGCGTATTAAAATCATATGCACATGCCTCTCCCCCACACAAAGTACaaatttccttctttcttttttttcctatAAAAACGTTCTGGTGATGGAAAATACAATATTATAAGCTCTAATTTCTTATAAAAATATTGTATTTTGTGACTAGATCAATATATAGAATTGTTTCTTATATGCATTTAAGTAGAAAGAAGTTATCTCTCCTATTTGgattaaatttataaataattatttaaattctaTAATTTCTATTATAACTGCGCGAAGCACAGACCAATTCTCTAGTTATACAATAATATAAGAAAAATCATTTTTCGTATATACTGAACTGTTAGACAAATCTAAATAACACGGAGTAACACATTATATACTCATATACAAGTACATATACAACAAACCACGAGCAAAACCCCGTGAGGGAATAATCCAAGGAAGAAGACAGCGAAGAAATAATTATTGCAACTAATATGATATATAATAGTAAACAAAGAGTGATTATATTCCTTAATGATTTTTTCTCCAATAAGAAAACCTCGGAAAAAAGAACGCTGCAAATGGAGTATTGCAACATATATGTATGACGACGAAAATGATTGTTACATTATATAATGGTATATTTTAATTAGTTATAACGTACGGAGTAGTATTATTTACTTTATTCTATGTTATCGAATTATGATTACTATAAGCAGTTACTTGTCATTATATATAGTCTTAATTATTTGATGGGTAAAAAGATCCCAAAAGCAACATGATAGATCCAGATATATTAAGGTGAAATTTAAAAGGATTATCCTTTAACATGAATGAAAGAGTAATAAACCTTTGATAAATGATCACACTCTTCCTGACAACCACACCTAACTTGTAACAGCccagcccgctagtgatattgttCACTCTGGGTTTAGGCCCTCACAGATTACGCGTCACTTGGGTCTAAGACTTATTAACTCATACACCCAACAtccctcttgtgttttgccgatgtGAGACTCTGTCTTATGTCTGGGGTGTTGCATACACCCCCTATTATGAGCCCAGTGTCCTCCCTAAGGTTTGCCTCATTGCATGGGATGCACCTAGACTCAGCACTGAGGTTTGCCCCGCCTAACCGGAATTTGCCTAAACTCAGTTGGACTCTGATCGACCATCAGTAAAGCTGACACAAaaatggctctgataccatgtcacgacccattttctgaacaagccgtGACCGGCAACCAATCACTAAACTTAACCGAGTGGACCATCTGCGGTTATCAAATATTTGTAACTTCAAGTtttatatgcaacaaggcaatactttaaccaaatacttttaattaatttaaatatcTAAATAAACCAACTCCAAAACATTATTCGTAGTAGCCACTGAAATACTGCTAAATTATTATCAAAAGcatctgaatcttaacccacCGACTGTggctatgaagcctctactgataaattGACGCACTGCTCATGACATGAGATTGCCTGGCTAGTACTCCAtgtaaacaaagaaataactaatAAAGATGACTCaaaggaatactccacgaacaaaagcataactcaccaatagcactggaagagaGGGATGTCCTAACCAGTAGCATGCTCGCCTGCAAAACCGGTTCCTATGTTGTACCGTAGACCAACGTAAGTTCCTAAAAGAGAATGTCAGTACCATtcattgtactcagtgagtctcaacaacaggggaTGAAACTTTAGTAAaatatacattacgagcaaaaATTATAAATATAGGGGAAACATAAGGCTTCTAAGatcaattctaaaataattgcataataacAGTTTATGAATAAtctaaaagatttttttttctttcttataaaaaaatattGTAATTTATACTTCGGGAGTTTCAACTATCCTGACTTACTTATGTCTTAGTCATTGCGTGATCGGCAcaggttcgatcccaacctgatcgaataggcccaatccacgaggtgcccctcgcttcatggttctcagcgctcatgtatcataccttagcctGGCTAAGTAATTCTCAGCAACGAGAtcctcggctcgtgtgctccctacttttgcacaagtagtttcaggaagtcaacgccttggtcaggatCCTCGGCCTGGAcgtgaccccttctcagaatagaGGATACTcctaaaaatcttttctttctaaaacttcttcttgtgacttttcaagtctaaatcttttataCATTAATCATGTGATTTGTAGTTTGTTTTGTAGAAAAACCCATTTAACAACATAGAACCTACGGAAGAAGTAATAACCAATTACTGAATGTTTACGTATACATAAAGTTTAGTTTGATCAAAGGCCACATTTCCACAATATAATGAGAGTCATATTTGGCAGAACAATCAACCATCTCCATGAAGTTTAAAGCAAACGGGAAAGCAACATGTAAATGGTATTTAATGTTAGATTCTTGAATAATATTCCTATATAGCTAGACTTTCCTACTCTACTTCAATGAACTTTTACCTTACCTTTTCATTGGATATTTGTCATCAAGGAACCTGACAATCAAATTGATACTTGAAAGGTAGAACACAAACAAGAAATACAGGCAAATGTAGTTTTGTAATTTCATAAGGTTTAATGTTTTTATTGCAAGAATGAATAAAAAATCACAGTTGCAAAATCCGTATAGCACAAAAGAACAACTCGATATAACATCTAATAGTTTTGATTTCAAGCTCACTCCAATTAAGTTCATATtaactcttttaagcaattcatcaaatACCTTGTATCcatgcttttgtgagttaaaccactttagtaaagggttatatcaaccCACTTCAAAACTTTTCGAGCCAACACGTAGGCCCCAGTCTAATTTATACCCGTCAAACAATTGACTCTACAACCACCAGTGCATTTAATTAATTTCAAAGTttcacacctagacatgaaatttaATATTGGTACAGAGAAAGAAGGGAATGAACTATTCAATTTTTACCTACACTAGGATAATTGAGAATATGGAATTTTATATACCTGAATTCAAGAATTAGTGATTTGTAAAGAGCCCTAGAATTTTTATTGACTGCGTGAATAGTTCACTGCCTCTGTTTCTTGAGCAAATAGAATGTTAATTCTGTTTTGTTCTTATAAAGTTATTTAAGCCTCTTGACTTCCAACATCCCTTTATAGGATTAGGCTTGACAcgtgcttttattattattatttttacttaaCTAGTATTTAGTTATACctacttttaataattaataatattaaaattattaatattcccCTAATTGTATATCCAGTTATTTATGAATAgagaattaactcaaaaatcaatcACAGGGGTTTAAATCCGTAATAGAAGTATAATTTAAGattataaaaattaaattctatatttagcgTGTCTTGAAACATTTATATACTTAGGAGAGTGGCAATCTTCTCTCCTTAAAAATATCCGCCCTCGAATGTTGCTAGGGCCTTGTTTTTAAGCTAACAATCATTCCTTCGGTCCTTGAACTTCTTAAGTTTTCTTCGCACTTCTCAATTTCTCAAGAAACTTAAAATTTTGGCTTAATTccctaaatttttaaaaatttcagcagagtttcccttgtaaattGGACTATCAAAAAAATTATACTTGTCAAAAATACCACAACTACaccaacaacaaccaaatatacCGTAACAACACATTCTTAGGCACCATA
The Nicotiana sylvestris chromosome 11, ASM39365v2, whole genome shotgun sequence DNA segment above includes these coding regions:
- the LOC104226467 gene encoding transcription factor bHLH49-like, giving the protein MDMSSKNDTEQLKVNEDAGNFQLPNMSLEWQLSDTNLTNASIGMIPKSDPTVDSFYPTIWDRPTNSPNLSFYGNNVQINPSTTNPHGIAEIGSGRARGGVDRTVGMSWNPPNAMLKGGVFVPPNIGMLPQSLAQLPADSGFIERAARFSCFSGGNFSDMMNPFSIPESVKPCYRGLAPTCRSEDVFASNGLNSPSAINPQKQHMRNAVESSKDVALHREHETNKESPLKNAKKNENFGKSQGEGKEAVGLSGNESDEAECSGRQEEMEGAREESSSKGLDSKKRKRNGQDAQPDQMKGAQQPPAEHAQDQTEIQGGPNLNSTASKPGEKNSKERSQASDPPKEEYIHIRARRGQATNSHSLAERVRREKISERMKYLQDLVPGCNKVTGKAVMLDEIINYVQSLQRQVEFLSMKLATVNPQLDFNLDGLLAKDILQSQAGPSSSLVFPPDNMTMPYTSLHALQSGLLQSGFPGVGNCTDSFRRSINSHYASMSGGYKDTSSQVPNIWDDQLHNVVEMEFNSSAPLNSQDLSSLPPGQMKAEP